The following coding sequences are from one Mycolicibacterium aichiense window:
- a CDS encoding DsbA family protein translates to MDARPGNRPLRALGAVLALLVSLLVAAPTGVAQAAEAAPAGDALSIGDPDALGQIDLYVDPLCPFSGKFVRTHGEQISKRIDSGALRVNVRFVSFLDKYSASGTYDIRAIYAAYVVADQSRSSDVAWRFIEAIYAKGTQPKEGGDTDLSNDQLADIANQVGAPQLAQDLIRVGLPIGFDPHVIANNNLDVLHQFPEPGVPLVVINGQPVDEDSDWLTQLPG, encoded by the coding sequence ATGGACGCACGACCTGGAAACCGGCCGCTCCGAGCCCTCGGCGCGGTCCTGGCCCTGCTGGTGTCGCTGCTCGTCGCCGCACCGACCGGAGTCGCGCAGGCGGCGGAGGCGGCACCGGCAGGCGATGCGCTGTCGATCGGCGACCCGGACGCACTAGGTCAGATCGACCTTTATGTCGATCCGCTGTGCCCGTTCAGCGGCAAGTTCGTGCGGACTCATGGCGAGCAGATCAGCAAGCGCATCGACAGTGGCGCGCTGCGCGTCAACGTGCGGTTCGTGAGCTTCCTCGACAAGTACTCGGCCAGCGGCACCTACGATATCCGCGCGATCTACGCCGCGTACGTGGTGGCCGATCAATCACGATCGAGCGACGTTGCGTGGCGCTTCATTGAAGCGATCTACGCCAAGGGCACCCAGCCGAAAGAAGGTGGGGACACCGACCTGAGCAACGACCAGCTGGCTGATATCGCCAACCAGGTCGGCGCGCCTCAACTTGCCCAAGACCTCATTCGAGTCGGTTTGCCCATCGGTTTCGACCCGCACGTGATCGCGAACAACAATCTTGATGTCCTACACCAATTTCCTGAGCCAGGAGTTCCGCTCGTTGTCATCAACGGCCAGCCGGTCGACGAGGATTCAGACTGGCTGACTCAGCTTCCCGGCTGA
- a CDS encoding ferritin-like domain-containing protein — MAFNDTTTLVAQLRTVLDLTNTEIQVAETRVAQSRTEAVRTELTQNAENGRDRAEAIEAAIRELGGLPDVVGPLLGRAAAAVKALTEQAQPFGEALLGDLALEHQLLDRSRYIKALAVALGKSDIEKLADRLMTAHSATVEWLTTVLAEDALGGPAALRRTPVQVATGVAVKMVSAPMQWSARGVDRAVDTVRAAPPALGELLSRGAHAGDVAAKALSASRDAALATAERVTRREGAGQAADALHSMRTAAGVLEVAELPIADYDTLNVSDAVAEIKELTTPSDVRAILAYEEAHKDRHGVVSAAQTRVAAIAQEVVGIN; from the coding sequence ATGGCTTTCAACGACACCACCACACTGGTGGCCCAACTGCGCACTGTGCTTGATCTGACGAACACCGAAATCCAGGTCGCGGAGACCCGGGTGGCGCAGTCCCGTACTGAAGCTGTGCGCACCGAGCTGACGCAGAATGCGGAAAACGGCCGCGACCGGGCCGAAGCCATCGAGGCTGCGATCCGCGAACTCGGTGGGCTGCCGGATGTCGTCGGCCCGTTGCTGGGGCGTGCTGCCGCCGCGGTCAAGGCGCTGACCGAGCAGGCGCAGCCGTTCGGCGAGGCGCTGTTGGGCGATCTCGCGCTGGAGCACCAACTGCTCGACCGGTCGCGCTACATCAAGGCACTCGCGGTCGCGTTGGGCAAGTCCGACATCGAGAAGCTGGCCGATCGCCTCATGACGGCGCATTCGGCAACTGTCGAGTGGTTGACCACGGTGCTGGCTGAAGATGCGCTCGGCGGGCCGGCCGCGCTGCGCCGCACACCGGTGCAGGTCGCCACTGGCGTGGCAGTAAAGATGGTGAGTGCGCCGATGCAGTGGTCAGCGCGCGGAGTCGATCGCGCGGTGGACACTGTGCGTGCGGCTCCCCCGGCGCTCGGCGAGCTGTTGAGCCGCGGTGCCCATGCAGGCGACGTCGCCGCCAAGGCACTGTCCGCATCACGCGATGCAGCGCTGGCCACAGCGGAGCGAGTGACCCGCCGTGAGGGTGCGGGCCAGGCCGCCGATGCTTTGCATTCGATGCGAACCGCCGCCGGTGTGCTCGAGGTTGCCGAGCTGCCGATCGCCGACTACGACACGCTGAACGTCTCTGACGCGGTGGCGGAGATCAAGGAGCTCACCACTCCGTCCGACGTCCGCGCGATCCTGGCCTACGAGGAGGCGCACAAGGACCGTCACGGTGTCGTGTCCGCCGCTCAGACCCGAGTAGCCGCGATCGCCCAAGAGGTCGTCGGCATCAACTGA